Proteins encoded in a region of the Nocardia asteroides genome:
- a CDS encoding TlpA family protein disulfide reductase yields MEKLSRVQPGARGVVVGLLVIVALIVAIWPRSTSSQTRSGQPGVSADAVTGSAANAPEVGHAGLAQLRRCPTTAVAPQADADLRGVSARCLGSTDTVDLGAALTGEPTLINLWASWCGPCREEIPVLDAYANEPGSVRVVGINVQDNPVAALDLLTALGTDYPSFVDSGDVRGALSAPPVLPLSFLVQQDGSVARITTPAVFDNPAQIRAAISEMTR; encoded by the coding sequence ATGGAGAAGTTGTCGCGCGTGCAGCCGGGTGCTCGTGGGGTGGTCGTTGGCCTGTTGGTAATTGTCGCGTTGATCGTGGCGATCTGGCCGCGATCGACTTCGTCGCAGACCCGATCCGGGCAACCGGGTGTTTCGGCGGATGCAGTCACCGGCTCCGCCGCAAACGCTCCCGAGGTGGGTCACGCGGGCTTGGCACAGCTGCGGCGTTGCCCGACTACCGCCGTAGCGCCGCAGGCCGACGCCGACTTGCGCGGTGTCTCGGCGCGGTGTCTCGGGTCGACCGACACCGTCGACCTCGGCGCCGCGCTGACCGGCGAGCCGACCTTGATCAATCTCTGGGCATCTTGGTGCGGGCCGTGTCGGGAAGAGATTCCCGTGCTCGATGCGTACGCGAACGAGCCCGGTTCGGTTCGCGTCGTGGGGATCAACGTGCAAGACAACCCCGTCGCTGCCCTGGATCTACTGACAGCCCTGGGCACCGACTATCCGTCATTCGTCGATTCCGGCGACGTGCGCGGGGCATTGTCCGCGCCCCCGGTGCTGCCGCTGAGTTTCCTTGTCCAGCAGGATGGTTCGGTCGCGCGCATCACTACACCCGCTGTATTCGACAACCCCGCCCAGATTCGGGCCGCGATCAGTGAGATGACCCGATGA
- a CDS encoding methyltransferase domain-containing protein — protein sequence MQQPSIDRIAAVFDRNATRYDRQIGAFERFMLGGARGWAVGHARGRVLELAVGTGLNLPRYGSEVERVIGVDVSQGVLDIARQRPHRQDLAVQLRLGDVQDLDVADSSVDTVVSTYTFCTIPDPGRACAQAYRALVPGGVFVLAEHGPSTSAPARLFMRLIEPISVRFGADHLLRDPIPYLEAAGFVISESRRTGRGGVTFRVLAQKPAD from the coding sequence ATGCAGCAGCCGAGCATCGACCGCATCGCTGCGGTTTTCGACAGAAACGCCACACGTTACGACCGCCAGATCGGCGCGTTCGAGCGATTTATGCTCGGTGGCGCGCGTGGTTGGGCCGTGGGGCATGCCAGGGGACGGGTCCTTGAACTTGCCGTAGGCACTGGGTTGAACTTGCCCCGCTATGGCAGCGAGGTGGAACGGGTCATCGGCGTCGACGTCTCCCAAGGTGTCCTCGATATCGCTCGACAGCGTCCGCACCGCCAGGATCTCGCGGTGCAGCTCCGTCTGGGTGACGTGCAGGACCTCGATGTTGCTGACTCGAGCGTCGATACGGTGGTATCGACCTACACTTTCTGCACCATTCCCGACCCGGGACGTGCCTGTGCGCAGGCGTACCGGGCGCTGGTCCCGGGTGGGGTTTTCGTGCTCGCTGAGCACGGACCATCCACCTCAGCACCGGCTCGGCTCTTCATGCGCTTGATCGAGCCGATCAGCGTCAGGTTCGGGGCCGACCATCTGCTGCGTGACCCGATTCCCTACCTGGAAGCCGCCGGATTCGTGATTTCCGAATCACGTCGCACCGGCCGCGGTGGGGTCACCTTCCGGGTTCTGGCGCAAAAGCCCGCTGATTGA
- a CDS encoding metal-sensitive transcriptional regulator, which yields MIGNDDEIAQVLNRLRRAQGQLAGVIAMIEAGRDCKDVVTQLAAVSKALDRAGFKIVATGLRECLTETPDGERAPLSIEELEKLFLALA from the coding sequence ATGATCGGCAACGACGACGAAATCGCGCAGGTCCTCAACCGGCTGCGCCGCGCGCAAGGCCAACTGGCCGGGGTGATCGCCATGATCGAGGCCGGGCGCGACTGCAAGGACGTGGTCACCCAACTCGCCGCGGTCTCCAAAGCCCTCGACCGCGCCGGATTCAAGATCGTCGCCACCGGTCTGCGCGAATGCCTCACCGAAACCCCCGACGGTGAGCGCGCACCCCTCAGCATCGAGGAACTGGAAAAACTCTTCCTCGCCCTGGCCTGA
- a CDS encoding sterol desaturase family protein, producing the protein MRRHRRGESADFFKPDLLPGREAESVSTLISALVRFGYAPLMLLGINGAGVALAAAGANKLWLLALLGIAVAVSFTAEALLPYRADWNTSHGDTGRDTAHGFVNETLILGSVAAIPALAALIPGDGIWPGSWPFIVQVLIAILVADFGITLAHYASHKIAILWRFHAVHHSVQRFYGLNGLMKHPLHQTVEMTAGVTPLLLVGIPVPVAAALSLAVAVQLLLQHSNADYRVGPLRYVLALNEGHRFHHLKWAGIGDVNFGLFTLIWDHLLRTYSYDPHRRFSSADLGMAAKPDYPSGYLAQLAEPFTRHGTVQPSPEATAVLGAAEQAKKA; encoded by the coding sequence ATGAGACGTCACCGGCGCGGAGAGTCAGCTGATTTCTTCAAGCCCGACCTACTGCCTGGGCGCGAAGCTGAATCCGTGTCCACGCTCATCTCTGCCCTCGTCCGCTTCGGCTATGCGCCGTTGATGCTGCTCGGCATCAACGGTGCCGGTGTCGCCCTGGCCGCCGCCGGTGCCAACAAACTGTGGCTGCTCGCCTTACTCGGGATCGCGGTGGCGGTGTCGTTCACCGCCGAAGCGCTTCTGCCGTACCGGGCGGACTGGAACACCTCCCACGGTGATACCGGCCGCGACACCGCACACGGCTTCGTCAACGAAACCCTCATCCTGGGCAGCGTCGCCGCCATCCCCGCACTGGCCGCGCTGATTCCTGGTGACGGGATCTGGCCTGGCAGTTGGCCTTTCATTGTCCAGGTGCTGATCGCGATACTCGTCGCCGACTTCGGTATCACCCTGGCTCACTACGCCAGCCACAAGATCGCGATCCTGTGGCGATTCCACGCCGTACACCACAGCGTGCAACGGTTCTACGGCCTCAACGGCCTCATGAAACACCCGCTGCACCAAACCGTCGAGATGACCGCCGGAGTCACACCGCTCCTGCTGGTCGGGATCCCGGTCCCGGTCGCGGCGGCATTATCGCTAGCGGTGGCGGTGCAACTGTTGCTGCAACACTCCAACGCCGACTATCGCGTCGGCCCGCTCAGATACGTTCTGGCGCTCAACGAAGGCCACCGTTTCCACCACCTCAAATGGGCAGGTATCGGTGACGTCAACTTCGGGTTGTTCACCCTGATCTGGGATCACCTGCTGCGCACCTACAGCTACGACCCGCACCGACGGTTCTCCAGCGCAGACCTCGGCATGGCAGCCAAACCCGACTACCCCAGTGGCTACCTCGCCCAACTCGCCGAACCCTTCACCCGTCACGGCACCGTCCAGCCCAGCCCGGAGGCGACGGCTGTGCTCGGCGCCGCCGAACAGGCGAAGAAAGCCTGA
- a CDS encoding DsbA family protein has protein sequence MISAVIVAVFVAVAAVIVAINSGSEKDQPDAGADIQSVLVRDNSHRVGPVGDGKVTLVEFLDFECEACGAAFPFVEQLRETYSGRVTFVVRYFPIPSHFNAERAARAVEAAAGQGAFEAMYKKMYETQSEWAEQRVPKDDVFRGFASELGLNMTQWDSAYSDPATLQRIKDDVADGRTLGVQGTPTFFLDGVKLQPRSAEDFIEAIDAALAK, from the coding sequence ATGATCTCGGCAGTGATCGTTGCCGTCTTCGTCGCGGTGGCCGCCGTGATCGTCGCGATCAACTCCGGCTCCGAGAAGGACCAGCCCGACGCGGGGGCCGACATTCAGAGCGTGCTCGTCCGCGACAACAGTCATCGGGTCGGTCCCGTCGGCGACGGCAAGGTCACGCTGGTGGAATTTCTCGACTTCGAATGCGAGGCCTGCGGCGCAGCGTTTCCCTTCGTCGAGCAACTTCGCGAAACCTACAGCGGGCGAGTGACATTCGTCGTGCGCTACTTCCCGATCCCGTCGCACTTCAACGCCGAACGCGCGGCACGTGCAGTGGAGGCCGCCGCCGGGCAGGGTGCGTTCGAGGCGATGTACAAGAAGATGTATGAAACACAGTCCGAGTGGGCCGAGCAGCGCGTTCCGAAGGACGACGTCTTCCGTGGCTTCGCCAGCGAGCTCGGGTTGAACATGACGCAATGGGACTCCGCCTACAGCGATCCTGCCACCCTGCAACGAATCAAGGACGACGTCGCCGACGGCCGAACCCTCGGTGTGCAGGGAACGCCCACCTTCTTCCTCGACGGTGTCAAACTCCAACCGCGCTCCGCCGAAGACTTCATCGAGGCCATCGATGCCGCACTCGCCAAGTGA
- a CDS encoding vitamin K epoxide reductase family protein, producing MPHSPSEASIATPTRRRDYRDPFPRLLPWLLLIGGLLGTVAASVLTVEKMARLRDPAYVPSCSLNPIVSCGSVMDSPQAAAFGLPNSVLGIAGFAVVTTVGAGLLSGARFQRWFWLGLQAGVSFGVVFVHWLIYHTLYSIGALCPYCMVVWAVTIPIFGYVTLRNLVVGDLPVPAAGRRLADVTADYHGVVVTVWSLTIVSLIGIRFWSYWSTLL from the coding sequence ATGCCGCACTCGCCAAGTGAGGCAAGCATCGCCACGCCGACTCGGAGAAGGGACTATCGGGACCCGTTCCCGCGGCTGCTGCCCTGGCTGTTGCTGATCGGTGGTCTCCTCGGCACGGTGGCTGCGAGTGTGCTCACAGTGGAGAAGATGGCGCGACTGCGGGATCCCGCCTATGTGCCGAGCTGCAGTCTGAACCCCATCGTGTCCTGCGGGTCGGTCATGGACAGCCCGCAGGCGGCGGCGTTCGGTCTCCCCAATTCTGTGCTGGGGATCGCCGGGTTCGCGGTGGTCACCACTGTGGGTGCCGGGCTGCTGTCCGGAGCACGGTTCCAGCGCTGGTTCTGGCTGGGACTACAGGCCGGTGTCAGCTTCGGTGTCGTGTTCGTGCACTGGTTGATCTACCACACGCTATACAGCATCGGGGCCCTGTGCCCGTACTGCATGGTGGTGTGGGCAGTGACGATCCCGATCTTCGGCTACGTCACCCTGCGCAACCTCGTGGTGGGTGATCTGCCTGTCCCCGCCGCTGGCCGGCGACTGGCCGACGTCACGGCCGATTACCACGGCGTCGTTGTCACCGTCTGGTCTCTCACGATCGTGTCGTTGATCGGCATCCGCTTCTGGAGCTACTGGAGCACGCTGTTGTGA
- a CDS encoding DUF3703 domain-containing protein encodes MAKIPDAARARYHEEMQAANTTTDLARRWSHLERAHILSQPDPWLHTANHVAMFALAVRQRDRREAFGQVIRIILAAPGSLAGLAPEGNTGRADVGLRQTMTTPPDLAALLESS; translated from the coding sequence ATGGCGAAGATTCCCGACGCTGCCCGTGCCCGCTACCACGAAGAGATGCAGGCCGCGAACACCACGACCGACCTGGCACGACGCTGGAGCCATCTCGAACGCGCCCACATCCTGTCCCAACCCGATCCCTGGCTGCACACCGCCAACCACGTCGCCATGTTCGCCCTGGCGGTACGTCAACGCGACCGGCGCGAAGCCTTCGGGCAGGTCATCCGGATCATCCTCGCCGCACCAGGGTCGCTGGCCGGGCTCGCCCCGGAAGGCAACACCGGCCGTGCCGATGTCGGATTGCGCCAAACCATGACCACTCCGCCTGATCTCGCCGCGTTGCTGGAGTCGAGCTGA
- a CDS encoding DUF2892 domain-containing protein, whose translation MALPPRPREWTITRLVPALAGTLVLLSALLSTTLSPWWLILTALVGANLLLYSAMGWCPATLVMRRFGLADTSCPTPTA comes from the coding sequence ATGGCACTGCCACCGCGACCGCGCGAATGGACCATCACCCGCCTCGTCCCGGCCCTGGCCGGAACCCTGGTCCTGCTCAGCGCACTGCTGAGCACGACCCTGTCGCCCTGGTGGTTGATCCTGACCGCCTTGGTCGGGGCGAATCTGCTGCTCTACAGCGCGATGGGCTGGTGCCCGGCCACCCTGGTGATGCGCCGGTTCGGCCTCGCCGACACGTCCTGCCCAACCCCTACCGCCTGA
- a CDS encoding N-acetylmuramoyl-L-alanine amidase, whose translation MSAVLLDPGRSEENLSAIAAPLAGGGPRVISRAQWGADESIRCEDPTYDDGLGGIVVHHTAGRNDYSKAESAAIVRGIYAYHAETLGWCDIGYHALVDKYGQIFEGHFGGLDEPVQGAHTGGFNENTAGVAFMGNHESEDPTQAAITAMGQFVGWRARVAGLDPRGTTTMISEGTEFTPYGEGEQVQLPVVFSHRDVGNTTCAGDAAYALMDRIRSIAAGVGSGAGPRQASVPVPAQPDPDVDADVSALAALTGKLLDLVDHNMLARRWVDAGGPQGRLGLAASEPVPTAEGGQYARFVNGYLFQAPDGQVYEVAGRIGQRFAQLGGDNGVLGTPRSNEYPVPGGVRVDFGRGSLVFNEATGVVTTLGLPQPGSDHPRPPATPTPATADTPPAPAPLPAEPAQVPAPALADTPEVGPGEVPAAGP comes from the coding sequence ATGAGCGCGGTGTTGCTCGATCCCGGCCGTAGTGAGGAGAACCTGTCGGCGATCGCGGCACCGCTGGCTGGTGGCGGGCCACGGGTGATCAGCCGCGCGCAGTGGGGCGCCGACGAATCGATCCGGTGTGAGGATCCGACCTACGACGACGGCCTGGGCGGGATCGTGGTGCATCACACCGCGGGCCGCAACGACTACAGCAAGGCCGAGTCCGCGGCGATCGTGCGCGGGATCTACGCCTACCACGCCGAAACGTTGGGCTGGTGCGATATCGGCTACCACGCACTGGTGGACAAATACGGCCAGATCTTCGAAGGCCATTTCGGCGGTTTGGACGAGCCAGTGCAGGGCGCGCACACCGGTGGTTTCAACGAAAACACCGCTGGAGTGGCGTTCATGGGCAATCACGAATCCGAGGACCCGACCCAGGCGGCGATCACCGCGATGGGTCAGTTCGTCGGATGGCGTGCTCGCGTCGCGGGTTTGGATCCGCGGGGGACCACCACGATGATCTCCGAGGGCACCGAGTTCACTCCGTATGGCGAGGGTGAACAGGTGCAGTTACCGGTGGTGTTCTCTCATCGCGATGTCGGTAACACCACCTGCGCCGGGGATGCCGCCTATGCGCTGATGGACCGTATCCGTTCGATCGCTGCGGGTGTGGGTTCGGGTGCGGGGCCGAGACAGGCTTCGGTGCCGGTGCCCGCGCAACCCGATCCTGATGTTGATGCCGACGTGTCGGCGCTGGCGGCGTTGACGGGCAAGCTGTTGGATCTGGTCGACCACAATATGTTGGCTCGGCGTTGGGTCGATGCCGGTGGACCGCAGGGGCGGCTGGGGTTGGCCGCCTCGGAGCCGGTGCCCACCGCCGAGGGCGGGCAGTATGCCAGGTTCGTCAACGGTTACCTGTTCCAAGCCCCCGACGGTCAGGTCTATGAAGTCGCCGGGCGCATCGGGCAACGGTTCGCCCAGCTCGGCGGGGACAACGGCGTGCTGGGCACGCCGCGCAGCAACGAGTACCCGGTCCCGGGTGGCGTGCGGGTCGATTTCGGTCGCGGGTCGTTGGTGTTCAACGAGGCGACCGGTGTCGTCACCACACTGGGGCTGCCCCAGCCAGGTTCCGATCATCCGAGGCCGCCGGCCACTCCCACGCCGGCAACAGCAGACACTCCACCAGCACCTGCACCGCTACCGGCAGAGCCCGCACAGGTTCCGGCTCCGGCGCTGGCTGATACGCCAGAAGTTGGGCCCGGCGAGGTGCCGGCGGCCGGACCGTGA
- a CDS encoding cadmium resistance transporter, with product MVTTILQAIGLFLVTNIDDIIVLSLFFARGAGTRGTTLAIATGQYLGFGAILAASILVALGVTALLPEHAIAYFGLIPLLLGLLAAWRAWRNHDDDDRVEGKKVAVWTVAAVTFANGGDNIGVYVPVFATVGTAAIFAYSVVFLLLVGVLVLAAKFLTTRKGIAEILERWEHILFPLVLVVLGIVILVSGGAFGL from the coding sequence ATGGTTACCACGATCTTGCAGGCCATCGGGCTCTTCCTGGTGACCAACATCGACGACATCATCGTGCTGTCCCTGTTCTTCGCCCGCGGCGCGGGGACTCGCGGAACCACCCTCGCCATCGCAACGGGGCAATATCTCGGTTTCGGCGCGATCCTCGCCGCGTCCATCCTCGTCGCGCTCGGTGTGACCGCGTTGCTGCCGGAACACGCTATCGCCTACTTCGGGCTGATACCGCTGCTGCTCGGTTTGCTCGCCGCATGGCGAGCGTGGCGAAACCACGACGACGACGATCGGGTCGAGGGCAAGAAGGTGGCGGTGTGGACGGTTGCCGCGGTGACCTTCGCCAACGGAGGCGACAACATCGGCGTCTATGTCCCTGTCTTCGCCACCGTGGGAACGGCGGCGATTTTCGCCTACTCGGTCGTGTTCCTGCTGTTGGTCGGGGTGTTGGTGCTCGCCGCGAAGTTCCTCACCACCCGCAAGGGCATTGCCGAGATCTTGGAGCGGTGGGAACACATACTCTTTCCGCTCGTTCTGGTCGTTCTCGGAATTGTCATCCTCGTCAGCGGCGGCGCGTTCGGCCTCTGA
- a CDS encoding MMPL family transporter, with protein MVDTKLAVTEPAHHGTGHSGALGRWGAFMAGHTKAVIGVWLLVLIALGAAAPSVFTSLAGAGWQANGSESVRARELAQRHFGGNSSAAVQVVIHSEAARIGDPAMTRTVEQVTAVFAGDKRIAQVIAPQPGFTISPDEHTGIVIAGANASTDDMVKAVDEHKDALSALSQDGIEVYPTGASALWSDFNVANHDAMIKAEMYSWPVTLAIMVLAFGSLVAAGLPLLLTLAGLVASAGGLVLLNQITPISVWAMNFAMMFALALGIDYALFLVARFRDALARTGDPRAAVAETMDTAGKAVLLSGLTVLVSLSAVLIVPAPAVRTMAVGIMLAVVFVLAATLTLLPAALGALGGKVNAAALPYARRQQHRSPVFARWGQILHKHPWPLAAVALTILIGLAIPMFGLKTAMPSITVVPAEAPVRQGYELIQQQFGPGAPGMLSIIAPAAEAETTATIARASDGILMLTPPQPAADGADLVMMQAMPAVDPSAPQMAQILDRLRADLPENAVVGGAAAENLDLQQALNDYLPIVVAVILILGFVLLLIALRAPLIAALGTLVSLLSTAAAFGVAKLIFQDGHGAGLLGFTPQGFLDGWGPVFFFAMIFAIAMDYTVFLLATAKEHYERTGDPHAAHLDGLAHSGRVIFAAAAVMVAVFFTFALAEPLPPKEMGIILGVAVLLDALLVRLVLLPVILRLTGHAAWWSPAWLHRVLPAISFAHH; from the coding sequence ATGGTGGACACGAAACTCGCTGTCACCGAACCCGCTCACCACGGCACCGGGCACTCCGGTGCGCTGGGCCGGTGGGGTGCGTTCATGGCTGGCCACACCAAGGCGGTGATCGGGGTGTGGTTGCTGGTGCTGATCGCACTCGGAGCCGCCGCGCCTAGCGTGTTCACCTCTCTGGCCGGGGCGGGATGGCAGGCCAACGGCTCGGAATCGGTACGCGCACGCGAACTGGCCCAGCGACACTTCGGCGGCAATTCCTCGGCCGCGGTGCAGGTGGTGATCCATTCCGAGGCCGCCAGGATCGGCGATCCGGCGATGACCCGTACGGTCGAGCAGGTCACCGCGGTGTTCGCCGGTGACAAGCGGATCGCGCAGGTGATCGCCCCGCAGCCCGGATTCACGATCAGCCCTGATGAGCACACCGGAATCGTGATCGCGGGCGCAAACGCCTCCACCGACGACATGGTCAAGGCCGTCGACGAACACAAGGACGCGTTGAGCGCGCTGTCCCAGGACGGGATCGAGGTCTACCCGACCGGGGCCTCGGCGTTGTGGAGCGATTTCAACGTCGCCAACCACGACGCGATGATCAAGGCCGAGATGTACTCGTGGCCGGTCACTTTGGCGATCATGGTGCTCGCGTTCGGGTCACTGGTCGCTGCCGGGCTGCCGTTGCTGCTGACCCTGGCGGGCCTGGTCGCCTCCGCGGGTGGGCTGGTGTTGCTGAACCAGATCACCCCGATCTCGGTGTGGGCGATGAACTTCGCCATGATGTTCGCCCTGGCCCTGGGCATCGACTACGCGTTGTTCCTGGTGGCTCGCTTCCGCGACGCCCTGGCCCGCACGGGCGATCCCCGCGCCGCGGTCGCCGAGACCATGGACACCGCCGGCAAGGCGGTCCTGCTCTCGGGGTTGACGGTTCTGGTGAGCTTGTCGGCGGTGCTGATCGTGCCCGCCCCCGCGGTGCGGACCATGGCCGTGGGGATCATGCTCGCGGTGGTGTTCGTGCTGGCCGCGACCCTGACCCTGCTGCCCGCCGCGCTCGGAGCGCTCGGTGGCAAGGTCAACGCTGCGGCGTTGCCGTACGCGCGCCGTCAGCAGCACCGCTCCCCGGTGTTCGCACGCTGGGGTCAGATCCTGCACAAGCACCCGTGGCCCCTCGCTGCGGTGGCGCTGACCATCCTGATCGGGTTGGCGATACCGATGTTCGGGCTCAAGACCGCGATGCCCTCGATCACGGTGGTGCCCGCCGAGGCCCCCGTGCGCCAAGGCTATGAACTGATTCAGCAGCAGTTCGGACCTGGAGCCCCGGGCATGCTCTCGATCATCGCTCCCGCCGCCGAGGCCGAGACCACCGCGACCATCGCGCGCGCCAGCGACGGCATCCTCATGCTCACCCCACCCCAGCCCGCCGCCGACGGCGCCGACCTGGTGATGATGCAGGCGATGCCCGCGGTGGATCCGTCCGCACCGCAGATGGCCCAGATCCTGGACCGTCTGCGCGCCGATCTACCCGAGAACGCCGTCGTTGGTGGTGCGGCGGCGGAGAACCTCGACCTGCAACAAGCCCTGAACGACTACCTGCCCATCGTGGTGGCGGTCATCCTGATCCTGGGGTTCGTGCTGTTGCTGATCGCGTTGCGGGCTCCGCTGATCGCGGCCCTGGGCACCCTGGTCAGCTTGCTCTCGACCGCGGCCGCGTTCGGGGTGGCCAAGCTGATCTTCCAGGACGGGCACGGTGCCGGGCTGCTCGGTTTCACCCCGCAAGGGTTCCTGGACGGGTGGGGGCCGGTGTTCTTCTTCGCGATGATCTTCGCCATAGCCATGGACTACACGGTGTTCCTGTTGGCTACCGCCAAGGAGCATTACGAACGCACCGGCGACCCACACGCCGCGCACCTGGACGGGCTGGCGCATTCCGGGCGGGTCATTTTCGCCGCCGCGGCGGTGATGGTGGCGGTGTTCTTCACCTTCGCCCTGGCCGAGCCGCTGCCGCCGAAGGAGATGGGCATCATCCTGGGTGTGGCGGTGCTGCTCGACGCGCTGCTGGTTCGACTGGTATTGCTGCCGGTGATCCTGCGCCTGACCGGGCACGCGGCCTGGTGGAGCCCGGCGTGGTTGCACCGGGTTCTGCCCGCCATCAGCTTCGCCCACCACTGA
- a CDS encoding DUF302 domain-containing protein, with the protein MDLALSTSLHTTFDDAIERTRTALAEQGFGILTEIDMQATLKAKLGHDMEDYRILGACNPPLAHRAVETNRQIGLLLPCNVVVRRDRTDPDTIIVEAMNPQLMVQVTDQPAFDTVADEATTRLHAALAALDSTRT; encoded by the coding sequence ATGGACCTAGCCCTCTCGACGAGCCTGCACACCACCTTCGACGACGCAATCGAACGCACCCGAACCGCGCTGGCCGAGCAAGGATTCGGCATCCTCACCGAGATCGACATGCAAGCCACCCTCAAAGCCAAACTCGGCCACGACATGGAGGACTACCGCATCCTCGGCGCCTGCAACCCGCCCCTGGCCCACCGCGCGGTCGAGACCAACCGCCAGATCGGACTCCTGCTGCCCTGCAACGTGGTGGTCCGCCGCGACCGGACCGACCCCGACACCATCATCGTCGAAGCCATGAACCCTCAACTGATGGTCCAGGTGACCGACCAACCCGCCTTCGACACCGTCGCCGACGAGGCCACCACCCGGCTGCACGCAGCACTGGCCGCGCTGGACTCGACCCGGACCTGA
- a CDS encoding AraC family transcriptional regulator, with the protein MARAEVSAPEHRWSGGVSLTPGLMTFTGEIGDAAAHAHAAVQVLFVARGRLTLADAAGHTTPALAAIIPPGVVHQVSTEPGTSGFLAFLDPDSVTAHAALARLGGQPRHAVTSWVSVAAPLPAPPGGGPVTRSVRRASHPVVAEALRRATCWVGGPPSLGELAADIGISASRLSHIFTAQVGLPYVAWRRWVRLQLGFAVVREGGSLTEAAHTAGFADSAHLTRTCRDLIGISPTEALVATGWRPPPPRERVTTESR; encoded by the coding sequence ATGGCGCGTGCGGAGGTGAGCGCTCCCGAGCACCGATGGTCCGGCGGGGTTTCGTTGACTCCCGGGCTCATGACATTCACCGGCGAGATCGGCGACGCAGCTGCCCACGCGCACGCCGCCGTGCAGGTGCTCTTCGTCGCACGAGGGAGACTGACCCTCGCCGACGCGGCCGGACACACCACGCCCGCGCTCGCCGCGATTATCCCACCCGGTGTAGTCCACCAGGTCAGTACCGAACCGGGCACCAGCGGATTCCTCGCGTTCCTCGATCCCGACAGCGTGACCGCCCACGCGGCACTGGCCCGACTGGGCGGGCAACCGCGCCACGCAGTCACCAGCTGGGTCAGCGTCGCTGCGCCCCTACCGGCTCCGCCGGGCGGCGGTCCGGTCACCAGATCGGTGCGCCGGGCCTCGCACCCTGTCGTGGCCGAGGCGCTGCGCCGGGCGACCTGCTGGGTGGGAGGTCCACCCTCGCTGGGCGAACTCGCCGCCGACATCGGGATTTCGGCGAGCCGCCTCTCCCATATTTTCACCGCGCAGGTGGGATTGCCGTATGTGGCGTGGCGGCGGTGGGTACGCCTGCAGCTCGGATTCGCTGTCGTGCGTGAAGGCGGTTCCCTCACCGAAGCCGCGCACACAGCGGGGTTCGCCGACAGCGCCCACCTCACTCGCACCTGCCGCGATCTGATCGGCATCTCTCCGACCGAAGCACTCGTCGCCACCGGATGGCGGCCACCACCCCCACGCGAGCGAGTCACCACCGAATCACGCTGA